The DNA region GATCTGTTCACTCAAGTGGATCGTCATCTCGGTCGCGCCCAAGGCGGACTCGGTATCGGCTTGGCACTCGTACGACAACTCATCGAAATGCACGGCGGCAGCGTCGAGGCTCGCAGCGAAGGCCCGCGGCGGGGGAGCGAATTCGTCGTCCGCCTGCCGTTGGCTTCGGCTCCGGGCGATGGATCGACGGAGGTCGTCGGCGAATCGCGCTCGGAAGTCACCGCGCCGCGCCGCGTGTTGGTCGTCGACGACAATCGAGACTCGGCGGTGACGATGGCGATGTTGTTAGGACTCATGGGCGCCGAAACGAACGTTGCCTACGACGGTCGATCGGCCCTGGAAGTTCTCGATCTTTTTCGTCCGGCCGTTGTTTTGCTCGACATCGGGATGGAAGGGATGGATGGCTGCGAGGTCGCCCGACGGATTCGACAGCGGACCGAGTATCAAGATCTGATCCTCGTCGCCGTGACCGGTTGGGGTCAGCCGGAAGATCGTCGTCGCACGCAAGCGGCTGGGTTCAATCACCATCTCGTGAAGCCGGTGAATGCCGACGCCCTGCGCGCCCTGATGATTTCGTTGCAGTCGGCCAACACCTAACGGGTTTGCCCCGCATGCGGCCGACGAAATTCAGCAACGCGTTGTCCCGCTTGAGTAGCCCATCGGCCTACGCTTTCGCTGACTCGGTACTTTTTCGCTCGTACCGTTTCCTCCGATCGTCGGGCGATCTCAGTTCCGACTGATCGACATTGCGTCTGAGCCTGGTTCCGTTTTTCGAGAGCGGAGCAGGCGTTCCAACGCGTCACGACTTTATCGAGCTGTCCGCTGGGCACGGGCGAGAATCGCCTTTTGGTGTAGTAACAACAAAATGGATCGCGGTCGTTCCGTTCCTCCGTCCATGGCTTCAACTCCGATCCTTTTCATAAATCGCGTAGGGAAATCCCCTGCATTACTGATGCCTTAGACAGCAGGGACGGGTTTCCCGCTCGTCAGCACGATTAGCAGGGGCTTAGGCTTCTTATTACTCCAGGGCGCAGAACGACGCTGTAAGTTACGCGATCTCCGGACGAGCCTCCACGGATGCGATGTCGGTGAGTGAATCGGCGACCGCACGGGACTATGACGCAAGTAAGCCGAAACGGTGCTGTGATTTTTGAAGTGCTATTCCGCCGTTACCGGATTTCGTGGCGGTGTGCTCAGATGAAGAAAGGTCGCCGATGCCTCGTGTCAGTGCCGGGCTGCTGATGTATCGTCGTCGCGACGGCATGCTCGAAGTCCTGCTCGTCCATCCCGGCGGGCCATTTTTCACGAACAAGGACGAAGGGGCGTGGTCGATTCCTAAAGGGGAAGTCGTACCGGAGGAAGAGCTCCTGGCCTGCGCGAGGCGGGAATTTCAGGAAGAACTCGGCTTCGCGCCCGACGGTCCGTTCCACGCACTGGCGCCGGTGAAACAAAAGGGCGGTAAGACCGTCCATGCTTGGGCCTTCCCGGGGGAATGCGATCCAAGCTCGGTCGTTGGCAACACGGTCCGAATGGCGTGGCCCCCTCGATCTGGACGAACGATCGAATTTCCGGAGATCGACCGAGCGGAGTTCTTCGACGTCGCCACGGCCAAGCGAAAGATCAACGTCGGGCAGATGCCGCTGCTCGACGAACTCGACAATCTTCTAGCGCGAAGTCAGTCCTGAAGCTCGCTGGCGGGCTTCAACTTTGCTTGAGCCTTCAGGTCCGCGACACGTTTCTGACGAGCCTGTTCGTCGGCCGGGCGATCCATAAGGACCGGAGCCTCCATCTTCTTCTCCGCTCTCGGCGCCTTGGTAAATC from Planctomycetia bacterium includes:
- a CDS encoding NUDIX domain-containing protein, whose product is MPRVSAGLLMYRRRDGMLEVLLVHPGGPFFTNKDEGAWSIPKGEVVPEEELLACARREFQEELGFAPDGPFHALAPVKQKGGKTVHAWAFPGECDPSSVVGNTVRMAWPPRSGRTIEFPEIDRAEFFDVATAKRKINVGQMPLLDELDNLLARSQS